One Mycolicibacterium rufum genomic window, GTCGCGGTGCCGTTCGATCACCCGCTGTGGATCCTGTTCTCCTCGGGCACCACCGGTCTGCCCAAGGGCATCATGCACGGCCATGGTGGCGTCGTCGTCGAACATCTCAAAGCCGTTGCGCTGCAATCCGACATGGGCCGCGACGACACCTTCTTCTGGTACACCAGTCCCAGTTGGATGATGTGGAACTTCCAGGTCGCCGGCCTGCTGGTCGGCGCCACGATCGTCTGCTACGACGGCAGCCCGAACGCGCCGGAGCCCGACGCACTGTGGACGATCGCTGCCCGCGTCGGCGCGACCGTGCTGGGCACCAGCCCCGGGTATGTGCTGGGGTGCATGAAGGCCGATGCCCGGCCCGCTGTCACCCATGATCTGTCCGCGCTGCGCAGCGTCGGCATCACCGGCTCGTCGCTGCCGGCGTCGTCGTCGCTGTGGTTGGCGGACAACGTGGGTGTGCAGGTGGCGTCGATCAGCGGCGGCACCGACGTGGTGTCGGCGTTCATCGGTGGCGTCCGCACCGTTCCGGTGTGGCCGGGCGAACTGTCGGCGCCGTTCCTGGGGGTCGCGCTGGACGCGTGGGACGACGCGGGCCATCCGGTGCGCGGCGAGGTCGGCGAACTCGTGGTCACCAAGCCGATGCCCTCGATGCCGGTCGCGTTCTGGAACGACACTGACGGAACCCGTTACCGCGAAGCCTATTTCGAGACCTATCCCGGTGTGTGGCGGCACGGCGACTGGATCACGATCACCGACCACGGCAGCGTCATCGTGCACGGCCGCTCCGACTCCACCCTCAACCGGCACGGGATCCGGATGGGCAGCGCGGACATCTATCAGGCGGTGGAGAGCCTGCCGGAGATCGTCGAGGCGCTGGTCATCGGCGCCGAGCAACCCGACGGCGGTTACTGGATGCCGCTGTTCGTGGTGCTGGGCGACGACGTCGATCTCGACGACGCGCTGCGCGACCGCATCAACGACGTCATCCGCACCGAAGTGTCTCCGCGTCATGTGCCCGACGAGATCATCGTCGCCCCTGGCGTCCCGCACACCCGCACCGGAAAGAAACTCGAGGTGCCGATCAAGAAGCTGTTCCAGGGCGGCGACGCCGCCAAGGTCGTCGAACGCAGTGCCGTCGACGATCCGGAGCTGCTCGACTGGTACGTCACGCAGCGTCGAACCTGACGAGGTCGATGCCGAGCCTGGCCTCGATGGCGCTGTGTCGTCGGGTGGGTCCGGGCAGTGGTGGTGCGGTGGAGTGGTAGGTCGCGCCGGTGGGGGTGGTGTAGGTGGCGGTGTGGCGGCCGTGGTGGTCGTCAGTGCGGACCGTCCACCCCGGGGCTTCTTTGGCGTAGTTGCACGCCTCGCACGACCCCGCCCCATTGCCGGCGCTGGTCGCCCCGCCCTCGCGGGCGGGGGTGGTGTGGTCGTAGTGGCGGATCGGGGCGTTGCAGTACGGCGTCCGGCACGTCTGGTCCCGCAGCCCGATGAACGCCCGCAACCCTTTCGGAAAGATCCTGGCTTTGGATTCCATCGCGACGAGTTGTCCGCTGTCGGGGTGGCGGTAGAGGCGGCGCAGGGTGGCTTTGGCGGTCTCGTCGGAGACCGCGTCGGAGACCAGGGTGCGCGCGACCACCGCGGGCACCGGCCCGTAGCCCTGCACCCAGCCCGGGGAATCGTCTTCGCCGAACAGGGTGGTGTCGGCCAACACCAGATTCACCGCCACCGGCGAGGGCGTCTCAGCCGGGCGGGCAGTCACCCGTTCGTAGAGGGTGTCGGTCATCACCTGCCCGCGCGGACGCCCATCGCCGCAGGTGTCGGCTTCGCGTTTGAGGGCGGCGTAGACCCCGACCCCCTGAGGCAGCGGCATCAGAAACGTCAGGTACACCATCCCGTTGGCGGCGCAGCGGGTCCACGCCCCGGCGCTCTGGGCGGCTCTGTTCTTGCGCTCGACGACCGCGGCGGCGTCGAGGCGGGCGGCGATCGCGGCCGCGGCGGCCTCGATCCGCGCATTCCCCAACCCCACCAAACCCTGCTGATCGGCACACAACTGCTGGTCCAGCGCGCGCCGATCTTCCACGGTCAGACAGGCCGACTGTTTGACGATCAGCGAGGCCCGGTACTCGGTGAGCATCCCGGCTTGCAGCGCGGCCAGGGTGTGGGGCATCTCGTGCACCAACGCGTTGGCCATGCCGAGGTGGGTGTTGCCGGTGACCGGGGCGTCCAGCCTCGCCAGCGCGATCTCCGAGGCCAACCCCCGCCCCCGTTTCCGCGCCGGTGTCCCGGCGGCTTGTTCGGCAGCACGCCGTTTCTGGGCCCACAACGCGG contains:
- a CDS encoding acetoacetate--CoA ligase, translating into MERALTTTTDTPQWVPTPEDVDRARVTDFARFAERRTGGSYPDYRALWQWSVDDIEGFWAALWDYFDLGERGPTVLENDEMPGARWFPGTTCNYVDAIVRHARTDRPAIIAVTEDGPDREMSWDELLGRAAAFADRLRSAGVEPGDRVVGYLPNIAEAVIAFLATASLGAVWSACGQDYSAKAALDRLGQLEPKALVAADGYQFAGKYRDKRDDVAALRDGLPTLVATFTLADLTEVASHGLESVAVPFDHPLWILFSSGTTGLPKGIMHGHGGVVVEHLKAVALQSDMGRDDTFFWYTSPSWMMWNFQVAGLLVGATIVCYDGSPNAPEPDALWTIAARVGATVLGTSPGYVLGCMKADARPAVTHDLSALRSVGITGSSLPASSSLWLADNVGVQVASISGGTDVVSAFIGGVRTVPVWPGELSAPFLGVALDAWDDAGHPVRGEVGELVVTKPMPSMPVAFWNDTDGTRYREAYFETYPGVWRHGDWITITDHGSVIVHGRSDSTLNRHGIRMGSADIYQAVESLPEIVEALVIGAEQPDGGYWMPLFVVLGDDVDLDDALRDRINDVIRTEVSPRHVPDEIIVAPGVPHTRTGKKLEVPIKKLFQGGDAAKVVERSAVDDPELLDWYVTQRRT
- a CDS encoding HNH endonuclease, which encodes MFEHVFDIDEAASEAELRDVVTRCERLKATAAAAQARATALWAQKRRAAEQAAGTPARKRGRGLASEIALARLDAPVTGNTHLGMANALVHEMPHTLAALQAGMLTEYRASLIVKQSACLTVEDRRALDQQLCADQQGLVGLGNARIEAAAAAIAARLDAAAVVERKNRAAQSAGAWTRCAANGMVYLTFLMPLPQGVGVYAALKREADTCGDGRPRGQVMTDTLYERVTARPAETPSPVAVNLVLADTTLFGEDDSPGWVQGYGPVPAVVARTLVSDAVSDETAKATLRRLYRHPDSGQLVAMESKARIFPKGLRAFIGLRDQTCRTPYCNAPIRHYDHTTPAREGGATSAGNGAGSCEACNYAKEAPGWTVRTDDHHGRHTATYTTPTGATYHSTAPPLPGPTRRHSAIEARLGIDLVRFDAA